The following are from one region of the Halorussus rarus genome:
- a CDS encoding pyridoxal phosphate-dependent aminotransferase — MTDFSERVEQVSISGIREVFEAAGDDAINLGLGQPDFPTPEHARRAAVEAIEAGKVDAYTSNKGTRELREAISAKHDRDNGFSVPPENLIATSGGSEALHIAIEAHVDPGEEVVFPDPGFVSYDALTRIAGGEPKPVALRDDLTMDPASVEDAITDDTAAFVVNSPSNPTGAVQSEQDVREFARIADEHDVLCISDEVYEHIVFDGEHHSPMAYAESDNVVVVNACSKTYSMTGWRLGWVAASERRVERMLRVHQYAQACASAPAQFAAEAALTGPQEPVEEMVAAFEERRDVLLDGLADMGLDTPTPRGAFYAMPEVPDGWVDEVLDRGVVVVPGDAFGEHGEGYARISYATDMETLKEAIEVMREATNAVR; from the coding sequence ATGACGGACTTCTCCGAGCGAGTCGAGCAGGTGTCGATCAGCGGCATCCGCGAGGTGTTCGAGGCGGCCGGCGACGACGCCATCAACCTCGGGCTGGGCCAGCCCGACTTCCCGACGCCCGAGCACGCTCGCCGGGCCGCCGTGGAGGCCATCGAGGCCGGGAAGGTCGACGCCTACACCTCCAACAAGGGGACCCGGGAACTCCGGGAGGCCATCAGCGCGAAGCACGACCGGGACAACGGCTTCTCGGTCCCGCCCGAGAACCTCATCGCCACCTCCGGCGGGAGCGAGGCGCTCCACATCGCCATCGAGGCCCACGTCGACCCGGGCGAGGAGGTCGTCTTCCCCGACCCCGGGTTCGTCTCCTACGACGCGCTGACCCGCATCGCGGGCGGCGAGCCGAAGCCGGTCGCGCTCCGCGATGACCTGACGATGGACCCCGCGTCGGTCGAGGACGCCATCACCGACGACACCGCGGCGTTCGTCGTCAACAGCCCCTCGAACCCCACCGGCGCGGTCCAGAGCGAGCAAGACGTGCGGGAGTTCGCCCGCATCGCCGACGAGCACGACGTGCTCTGCATCTCCGACGAGGTGTACGAGCACATCGTCTTCGACGGCGAGCACCACTCGCCGATGGCCTACGCCGAGTCGGACAACGTGGTCGTGGTCAACGCCTGCTCGAAGACCTACTCGATGACCGGGTGGCGGCTGGGCTGGGTCGCCGCCAGCGAGCGCCGCGTCGAGCGGATGCTCCGGGTCCACCAGTACGCCCAGGCCTGCGCCAGCGCCCCGGCCCAGTTCGCCGCCGAGGCCGCGCTGACGGGGCCGCAGGAACCGGTCGAGGAGATGGTCGCCGCCTTCGAGGAGCGCCGCGACGTCCTGCTCGACGGCCTCGCGGACATGGGTCTCGACACACCGACGCCCCGCGGCGCGTTCTACGCCATGCCCGAGGTGCCCGACGGCTGGGTCGACGAGGTGCTCGACCGCGGCGTCGTGGTCGTGCCCGGCGACGCCTTCGGCGAGCACGGCGAAGGTTACGCCCGCATCTCGTACGCGACCGACATGGAGACGCTGAAGGAGGCCATCGAGGTCATGCGCGAGGCGACGAACGCGGTCCGGTGA
- the psmB gene encoding archaeal proteasome endopeptidase complex subunit beta, whose product MHGSEFSQNAARFEADHTNPYEPELGSLPDRSVDTSDVEELKTGTTTIGLTTADGVVMVTDKRASLGNMVSSKTAQKVEEVHPSGALTIAGSVSAAQSLIQTLEIETNLYETRRGEDMSMEALSTLTSNLLRSGAFLIVVPVLGGVDDEGGHIYSYDALGGVTEETYSVSGSGSQFALGVLEQDYHEDMSQDEARDVAVRALKSAVERDTASGNGMWLAEIDDEGVEISDYEDYDEAL is encoded by the coding sequence ATGCACGGTTCCGAATTCTCTCAGAACGCTGCCCGCTTCGAGGCCGACCACACGAACCCCTACGAGCCGGAACTCGGCTCGCTCCCGGACCGGTCGGTCGACACCTCGGACGTCGAGGAGCTCAAGACCGGGACGACGACCATCGGCCTGACGACGGCCGACGGCGTCGTGATGGTCACGGACAAGCGGGCCAGCCTCGGGAACATGGTCTCCTCGAAGACCGCCCAGAAGGTCGAGGAGGTCCACCCCTCGGGCGCGCTCACCATCGCCGGCTCGGTCTCGGCGGCCCAGTCGCTCATCCAGACGCTCGAGATCGAGACCAACCTCTACGAGACCCGCCGCGGCGAGGACATGAGCATGGAGGCGCTCTCGACGCTGACGAGCAACCTCCTGCGCTCGGGCGCGTTCCTCATCGTGGTTCCGGTCCTCGGCGGCGTCGACGACGAGGGCGGCCACATCTACTCCTACGACGCGCTCGGCGGCGTGACCGAGGAGACCTACAGCGTCTCCGGGTCCGGGTCGCAGTTCGCGCTCGGCGTCCTCGAACAGGACTACCACGAGGACATGAGCCAGGACGAGGCCCGCGACGTCGCCGTCCGCGCGCTCAAGAGCGCGGTCGAGCGCGACACCGCCTCGGGCAACGGCATGTGGCTCGCCGAGATCGACGACGAGGGCGTCGAGATCTCCGACTACGAGGACTACGACGAGGCGCTGTAG
- a CDS encoding sodium:calcium antiporter, whose product MVASPLIPVVVFLVGIGLVVWSVEEFVEHVAEAATGIGVSTFLLTVLLAGIDLENAVLGVAAAAGDLPDVALGTVFGEAVFILGAAVGLAGVLVPFEQSTPRGYLALTAVSPALLGLLSLDGRLSRFDGLLLVVGFAPLLWTVYRWEADRSTRFLEAEDADEFEDGDESDRDEDETDDRDLVELGIVLLTVAGMTAGSELAVTGARDVLAIFDLRGLAFGATVMSFIASLEEILLTVEPVREGRPAVGIGNIVGSMLFFVTANAGVIALVHPLTLSGAVFAVHWPFFLGSLALVLAFLFRGSVGRLEGAVLLAVYAAYWVAIYAF is encoded by the coding sequence ATGGTCGCCTCGCCGCTGATTCCGGTGGTCGTCTTCTTGGTCGGCATCGGGCTGGTGGTCTGGAGCGTCGAGGAGTTCGTCGAGCACGTCGCCGAGGCCGCGACCGGAATCGGGGTCTCGACGTTCCTGTTGACCGTGCTGCTGGCCGGCATCGACCTCGAGAACGCGGTGCTCGGCGTCGCGGCCGCGGCCGGCGACCTGCCCGACGTGGCGCTGGGCACCGTCTTTGGCGAGGCGGTGTTCATCCTCGGCGCGGCGGTCGGCCTCGCCGGCGTGCTGGTCCCCTTCGAGCAGTCGACGCCCCGGGGGTACCTGGCGCTGACCGCGGTCTCGCCCGCGCTGCTCGGTCTGCTCTCGCTCGACGGTCGGCTCTCGCGGTTCGACGGACTCCTGCTGGTGGTCGGGTTCGCGCCGCTGCTCTGGACGGTCTACCGGTGGGAGGCCGACCGGTCGACACGGTTCCTGGAGGCCGAGGACGCCGACGAGTTCGAGGACGGCGATGAGTCCGACCGCGACGAGGACGAAACCGACGACCGCGACCTGGTCGAACTCGGAATCGTCCTGCTCACGGTGGCGGGGATGACCGCGGGGTCGGAGCTGGCGGTGACCGGCGCACGGGACGTGCTGGCCATCTTCGACCTGCGGGGGCTGGCGTTCGGCGCGACCGTGATGAGCTTCATCGCAAGCCTGGAGGAGATCCTGCTCACGGTCGAGCCGGTCCGGGAGGGCCGGCCCGCGGTCGGCATCGGCAACATCGTCGGGAGCATGCTGTTCTTCGTCACGGCCAACGCGGGCGTCATCGCGCTCGTCCACCCGTTGACGCTCTCGGGCGCGGTGTTCGCGGTCCACTGGCCGTTCTTCCTCGGGTCGCTGGCGCTGGTGCTGGCGTTCCTCTTCCGGGGGTCGGTCGGCCGACTCGAGGGCGCGGTGCTGCTCGCGGTGTACGCCGCGTACTGGGTCGCGATATACGCGTTCTGA
- a CDS encoding class I SAM-dependent methyltransferase — MNSNEVRRQWADRSGAYSPRYYAYYGPDETSELLAELLDAFVGPDAAVLELGCSSGRHLAHLRDRGYDDLHGVEINGEAFEVMADAYPELAADGTFHHAAIEDVVEEFDDRRFDAVFSVETLQHVHPDSEAVFDELARVTDDLLVTVENENRDGESGSTDPADATNGGDSGSNPGSGSDSDSAVDSPDGGDVDEPAAGRGINYVHGEFPLYYRNWNRIFTERGFAEVERRSTDRDTVRAFRRED, encoded by the coding sequence GTGAATTCTAACGAAGTCCGTCGACAGTGGGCCGACCGGTCCGGGGCCTACTCGCCGCGCTACTACGCCTACTACGGCCCGGACGAGACCAGCGAACTGCTCGCGGAGCTGCTCGACGCGTTCGTCGGGCCCGACGCGGCCGTACTGGAGCTGGGGTGTAGCTCGGGCCGGCACCTCGCGCACCTCCGGGACCGCGGCTACGACGACCTCCACGGCGTCGAGATAAACGGCGAGGCGTTCGAGGTGATGGCCGACGCCTACCCCGAGCTCGCGGCGGACGGGACCTTCCACCACGCCGCCATCGAGGACGTCGTCGAAGAGTTCGACGACCGCCGGTTCGACGCCGTGTTCTCGGTCGAGACCCTCCAGCACGTCCACCCCGACTCCGAGGCCGTGTTCGACGAACTCGCCCGGGTCACCGACGACCTGCTGGTCACCGTCGAGAACGAGAACCGGGACGGCGAGTCCGGGTCGACCGACCCGGCCGACGCCACCAACGGCGGCGATTCCGGTTCCAATCCTGGCTCCGGCTCCGACTCTGATTCGGCGGTCGACTCCCCGGACGGCGGAGACGTCGACGAGCCGGCGGCCGGTCGGGGAATCAACTACGTCCACGGGGAGTTCCCGCTGTACTACCGGAACTGGAACCGGATCTTCACCGAGCGCGGGTTCGCGGAGGTCGAGCGCCGGTCGACCGACCGGGACACGGTCCGGGCGTTCCGGCGCGAGGACTGA
- a CDS encoding CopD family protein — translation MLAVRLLHVLAMALALGGATLTWWALRGDSAARATALEIAAGYERAFWAATGVLVMTGVGNLGSLAPYVPDRTTPWGTAFAVKLLLVLAVLALSLVRTLVVARYRRAADAADAGEATSSNSATDTLRTAYGATALALAVLVALAEVLAHG, via the coding sequence GTGCTCGCGGTCCGCCTGCTCCACGTGCTCGCGATGGCGCTCGCCCTCGGCGGCGCGACCCTGACGTGGTGGGCGCTCCGGGGCGACTCCGCAGCGCGTGCGACCGCGCTGGAAATCGCGGCCGGCTACGAACGGGCCTTCTGGGCCGCGACGGGCGTCCTCGTGATGACGGGCGTCGGCAACCTCGGGAGCCTCGCGCCGTACGTCCCGGACCGAACGACGCCCTGGGGCACCGCGTTCGCGGTCAAGCTCCTGCTCGTGCTGGCGGTGCTGGCGCTCTCGCTGGTCCGGACCCTCGTCGTGGCTCGGTACCGCCGTGCAGCCGACGCGGCCGACGCTGGCGAAGCGACTTCCTCGAACTCAGCGACCGATACCCTTCGGACCGCCTACGGCGCGACAGCGCTGGCGCTCGCGGTGCTGGTCGCGCTCGCGGAGGTGCTAGCCCATGGGTGA
- a CDS encoding MBL fold metallo-hydrolase, with protein MTIRHDGLLAEWLGYAGLRLESPDGTVVYVDPGRYGTLTGEWRPDSAGVGHPEARDYRPEDGDLVLVTHDHHYDSDGIRRVAGEEATLVVYEAVYPPKIDRDVEDLDDLPYDVVRVGEDDDRLFGEVVVRSIPGYNEPDGLHTDASGEPFHPEGFGVGYHLTLPGRNAEDVTVFWPGDSDALAGHAELDVSLFCPPIGGSFTMDRREAADLAGAMDPDLVLPVHYNTFEALEADSGAFAADVAGRGVPVVLDE; from the coding sequence ATGACGATCCGACACGACGGACTCCTCGCCGAGTGGCTCGGCTACGCCGGCCTCCGGCTCGAATCGCCGGACGGCACCGTGGTCTACGTCGACCCCGGCCGGTACGGCACCCTCACCGGCGAGTGGCGCCCGGACTCGGCCGGCGTCGGCCACCCCGAGGCCCGGGACTACCGGCCCGAGGACGGCGACCTCGTTCTCGTGACCCACGACCACCACTACGACTCCGACGGTATCCGGCGCGTGGCCGGCGAGGAGGCCACACTGGTCGTCTACGAGGCGGTCTACCCGCCGAAGATTGACCGCGACGTCGAGGACTTAGACGACCTCCCGTACGACGTCGTCCGGGTCGGCGAGGACGACGACCGGCTGTTCGGCGAGGTGGTCGTCCGGTCGATCCCCGGCTACAACGAGCCCGACGGTCTGCACACCGACGCGAGCGGCGAACCCTTCCACCCCGAGGGGTTCGGCGTCGGCTACCACCTCACGCTCCCGGGTCGGAACGCCGAGGACGTGACGGTGTTCTGGCCCGGCGACTCCGACGCGCTGGCGGGCCACGCCGAGCTCGACGTCTCGCTGTTCTGCCCGCCCATCGGCGGGTCGTTCACGATGGACCGCCGGGAAGCCGCCGACCTCGCCGGCGCGATGGACCCCGACCTCGTGTTGCCCGTCCACTACAACACCTTCGAGGCGCTGGAGGCCGACTCGGGCGCCTTCGCGGCCGATGTGGCCGGCCGCGGCGTCCCGGTCGTGCTCGACGAGTAG
- a CDS encoding DUF555 domain-containing protein — MSNYLVAMEAAWLVRDVEDIDDAIGVAVSEAGKRLNDQQMDYVEVEVGATTCPACAEPFDSAFIAAGTSLVGLLLEMKVFNADSEEHAQRIAKSEVGGALRDVPLEVVETIEYGEDEEIKLGTDE, encoded by the coding sequence ATGAGCAACTATCTCGTTGCGATGGAGGCGGCGTGGCTGGTCCGCGACGTGGAGGACATCGACGACGCCATCGGCGTCGCGGTCAGCGAAGCCGGCAAGCGGCTCAACGACCAGCAGATGGACTACGTCGAGGTCGAGGTCGGTGCGACGACCTGCCCGGCCTGCGCCGAACCGTTCGACTCGGCGTTCATCGCGGCCGGCACCTCGCTCGTGGGACTGCTGCTGGAGATGAAGGTGTTCAACGCCGACAGCGAGGAGCACGCCCAGCGCATCGCCAAGAGCGAGGTCGGCGGCGCGCTCCGGGACGTTCCGCTCGAAGTCGTCGAGACCATCGAGTACGGTGAGGACGAGGAGATCAAGCTGGGCACCGACGAGTAG
- a CDS encoding DUF6498-containing protein has product MSARRYGDILPTELGFLPVLLTNLPPLVGVLWFDWNPETLVAVYALELLVMFPLAGAKALFAGRPPVSDRESGVFSVSESELVDKRGSVTIHDRLPPMYPRNVPFVTAVVSGGAWICFFIVATVSEVVAVTEIFRRPEVLTSVAALVVGQLVETANTYIGSDQYADHSPYAVVETPARQGFFLAFLLLVVTAGGPTVVLAGFVLVKVLFEWSGFRAESDGGGRITGWFSGPESDSTVDSLDVPGYRPSATVDVDRRAVAAAAVRRGVTTVGPLYVTMTTVIWVGTIGVLTEGTASLTLWVGVGLVALLLFVLMLAGEIVEDVLASGWMTYRRIGDRLVAYDRLTDDPQWVAPVGGLRDAAVVETRPSDRYFGTRTVTVTAGWGDDKTERTLGPVSDPERLVETFELPVGSTELPPLDRRFASAAVGSVALMAVAGVVLVVTPLGPSTGWLFVVFCLPFLTIVPKGLWRLAHP; this is encoded by the coding sequence ATGTCAGCCAGACGGTACGGCGACATCCTGCCGACCGAGCTCGGATTCCTCCCGGTTCTCCTCACAAATCTCCCCCCACTTGTTGGGGTGCTGTGGTTCGACTGGAACCCCGAGACGCTGGTCGCCGTCTACGCGCTCGAACTGCTGGTGATGTTTCCGCTTGCGGGGGCCAAAGCGCTCTTCGCCGGGCGTCCACCGGTTTCCGACCGCGAGAGCGGCGTCTTCAGCGTGTCGGAAAGCGAACTCGTCGACAAACGCGGGAGCGTCACCATTCACGACCGGCTTCCGCCGATGTACCCTCGTAACGTTCCGTTCGTCACCGCAGTCGTCAGCGGTGGCGCGTGGATTTGCTTCTTCATCGTCGCCACTGTCTCGGAAGTCGTGGCGGTCACGGAGATCTTCCGCCGCCCGGAGGTTCTCACCAGCGTCGCTGCGCTCGTCGTCGGCCAACTCGTCGAAACCGCGAACACGTACATCGGAAGCGACCAGTACGCAGACCACTCCCCGTACGCTGTCGTCGAAACTCCCGCACGGCAAGGGTTCTTTCTAGCGTTCCTTCTGCTCGTTGTCACGGCCGGGGGACCGACGGTTGTGCTCGCCGGATTCGTCCTCGTGAAGGTACTCTTTGAGTGGTCCGGCTTCCGCGCTGAGTCCGACGGTGGGGGACGGATTACTGGTTGGTTCTCCGGCCCCGAGAGCGACTCGACGGTGGACTCGTTGGACGTTCCCGGATATCGGCCGTCGGCTACGGTCGACGTCGACCGGCGTGCGGTCGCGGCGGCCGCAGTCCGGCGTGGGGTCACCACGGTGGGACCGCTCTACGTCACCATGACCACGGTTATCTGGGTCGGGACGATCGGGGTCCTCACCGAAGGAACGGCCTCGCTGACTCTTTGGGTCGGGGTCGGTCTCGTCGCACTTCTCCTGTTCGTCCTCATGCTGGCCGGCGAAATCGTGGAGGACGTCCTCGCGAGCGGCTGGATGACCTACCGCCGTATCGGCGACCGACTCGTCGCCTACGACCGTCTGACCGACGACCCACAGTGGGTGGCACCGGTGGGCGGTCTCCGTGACGCCGCGGTCGTGGAAACTCGACCCTCCGACCGGTACTTCGGGACGCGAACGGTCACCGTGACGGCGGGATGGGGAGACGACAAAACCGAGCGTACCCTTGGTCCGGTCAGCGACCCCGAGAGACTCGTCGAGACGTTCGAACTCCCGGTCGGGTCGACCGAACTCCCGCCACTCGACCGGCGGTTCGCCAGTGCCGCGGTCGGCTCGGTTGCCCTCATGGCGGTCGCCGGTGTCGTCCTGGTCGTGACCCCACTCGGTCCGTCTACCGGTTGGCTGTTCGTGGTATTCTGCCTTCCGTTCCTTACCATCGTCCCGAAGGGACTCTGGCGACTCGCACACCCGTGA
- a CDS encoding CBS domain-containing protein, which translates to MELPTPQDLREHRTELGLTQSELADRAGVSQPLIARIEGGDVDPRLSTLRHIVDALEESEGDIVRAGDLMHEDVVSVGPDEPVSSAVSRMQEEGFSQLPVIEDGVPVGSISFEDLMNVGEDGRDRPVSEFMGESFPTKSKNATLDELSTDLGHNKAVVVTERGNTVGIITEADIAARLS; encoded by the coding sequence ATGGAACTCCCGACGCCCCAGGACCTCCGGGAGCACCGAACCGAACTCGGCCTGACCCAGAGCGAACTGGCCGACCGCGCGGGCGTCTCCCAGCCGCTCATCGCGCGCATCGAGGGCGGCGACGTCGACCCGCGGCTCTCGACGCTCCGGCACATCGTCGACGCGCTCGAGGAGTCGGAGGGCGACATCGTCCGCGCGGGCGACCTGATGCACGAGGACGTCGTCAGCGTCGGCCCCGACGAACCGGTGAGCAGCGCGGTCTCGCGGATGCAGGAGGAGGGGTTCTCGCAACTGCCCGTCATCGAGGACGGCGTCCCGGTCGGCTCCATCAGCTTCGAGGACCTGATGAACGTCGGCGAGGACGGCCGCGACCGACCGGTCTCGGAGTTCATGGGCGAGAGCTTCCCCACCAAGTCCAAGAACGCGACGCTCGACGAACTGAGCACCGACCTCGGCCACAACAAGGCGGTCGTGGTGACCGAGCGCGGCAACACCGTCGGCATCATCACCGAGGCCGACATCGCGGCTCGACTCTCGTAG
- the ligA gene encoding ATP-dependent DNA ligase LigA, with amino-acid sequence MEFGEFADAAAEIEALSADTDIVERVTTLLENANDDLPVLARFVQGRVFPAWSSRTLDIGPNYCYEAVARAAGTNVSADDVEARLAEVGDIGEVAASYDFGGQRGLGAFAGGGDGDGADGNDLTVAELADELDALAAAAGSGSQDKKIDILFGLFNRASSAEARYLARLVLSEMRIGVGEGTVRDATAQAFDVPVESVERALQVSNDYGDVARVARDEGEAGLDAMDLELGRPVQAMLAQAGTVSDALDDWDAAAVEWKYDGARVQIHYDPDGLGWAGGEAAESGTDAAGGENGDRREVAVFSRNMEDVTDALPEIVEQVETRLDAPAILDGEVVAAEDGEPLPFQEVLRRFRRKHDVEAAREAVELDLFAFDCLHADGDDLLRVPLTERHDRLEEVVDAAGESASDGAADGSTVSSLWVTDDTEEIAEIEAEALDAGHEGIMLKDPASTYSPGRRGKHWLKRKPDVETLDLVVTGAEWGEGRRASFLGTFLLSARVDDGGADADEFETLGKVATGITDEELAELTELLEPHVRAQDGQAVDIAPSVVFEVGYEEIQASPTYSSGYALRFPRFLGVREDKDPEDADSLSRVERLAEQQ; translated from the coding sequence ATGGAGTTCGGGGAGTTCGCCGACGCGGCCGCCGAGATCGAGGCACTGAGCGCCGACACCGACATCGTCGAGCGAGTGACGACGCTCCTCGAGAACGCCAACGACGACCTCCCCGTGCTGGCCCGGTTCGTCCAGGGCCGGGTGTTCCCGGCGTGGTCCTCCCGGACCCTCGACATCGGGCCGAACTACTGCTACGAGGCCGTCGCCCGAGCGGCCGGGACCAACGTCTCGGCCGACGACGTGGAGGCCCGTCTCGCCGAGGTGGGCGACATCGGCGAGGTGGCCGCGAGCTACGACTTCGGGGGCCAGCGGGGCCTCGGCGCGTTCGCCGGTGGAGGCGACGGGGACGGCGCAGATGGGAACGACCTCACCGTCGCGGAGCTCGCAGACGAACTCGACGCGCTGGCGGCCGCCGCGGGCTCGGGCAGCCAGGACAAGAAGATCGACATCCTGTTCGGGCTGTTCAACCGGGCGAGCTCGGCGGAGGCCCGGTACCTCGCCCGGCTGGTCCTCTCGGAGATGCGCATCGGCGTCGGCGAGGGCACCGTCCGGGACGCCACCGCGCAGGCGTTCGACGTCCCGGTCGAGTCGGTCGAGCGCGCGCTCCAGGTTTCGAACGACTACGGCGACGTCGCCCGCGTCGCCCGCGACGAGGGCGAGGCCGGCCTGGACGCGATGGACCTCGAACTCGGTCGGCCGGTCCAGGCGATGCTGGCCCAGGCCGGCACCGTGAGCGACGCGCTCGACGACTGGGACGCGGCCGCGGTCGAGTGGAAGTACGACGGTGCGCGCGTTCAGATTCACTACGACCCGGACGGCCTCGGCTGGGCGGGCGGCGAGGCGGCAGAGAGCGGGACGGATGCGGCAGGAGGCGAAAACGGCGACCGTCGCGAGGTCGCCGTCTTCTCGCGGAACATGGAGGACGTGACCGACGCGCTCCCCGAGATCGTCGAGCAGGTCGAGACCCGCCTCGACGCGCCCGCGATCCTGGACGGCGAGGTGGTCGCCGCCGAGGACGGCGAGCCCCTGCCGTTCCAGGAGGTCCTGCGGCGGTTCCGCCGGAAGCACGACGTCGAGGCCGCCCGCGAGGCGGTCGAACTCGACCTGTTCGCGTTCGACTGCCTCCACGCCGATGGAGACGACCTGCTCCGAGTTCCCCTGACCGAGCGCCACGACCGACTCGAGGAGGTCGTCGACGCAGCGGGCGAATCAGCGAGCGACGGCGCGGCGGACGGGTCGACGGTCTCCTCGCTGTGGGTCACCGACGACACCGAGGAGATCGCCGAGATAGAGGCCGAGGCGCTCGACGCCGGCCACGAGGGCATCATGCTCAAGGACCCCGCGTCGACCTACTCGCCCGGCCGCCGCGGGAAGCACTGGCTCAAGCGCAAGCCCGACGTCGAGACCCTCGACCTGGTGGTCACCGGCGCCGAGTGGGGCGAGGGCCGGCGGGCGAGCTTCCTCGGGACGTTCCTGCTCTCGGCCCGCGTCGACGACGGGGGCGCGGACGCCGACGAGTTCGAGACGCTCGGGAAGGTCGCGACCGGCATCACCGACGAGGAGCTCGCGGAGCTGACCGAACTGCTCGAACCCCACGTCCGGGCGCAGGACGGCCAGGCGGTCGACATCGCCCCGTCGGTCGTCTTCGAGGTGGGCTACGAGGAGATCCAGGCGTCGCCGACCTACTCGTCGGGCTACGCGCTGCGGTTCCCCCGGTTCCTCGGGGTGCGCGAGGACAAGGACCCCGAGGACGCCGACTCGCTGTCGCGCGTCGAGCGGCTCGCAGAGCAGCAGTAA
- a CDS encoding outer membrane protein assembly factor BamB family protein — MVSDSSRRSALRGLGCGLVGLGSAVVGSGASRLDVSAGARQNPDADDADDAGLDWPMARYDAAGTGYNPRASGPTDGVREKWVREPDEFSGGTGSPVLVDGTLFATGGSLLALDADSGETRFAHEGSYRSSPARAAAEAYATDTLAVTAPAGAYGLNAGGGLRLLGRAFGVERWHGPGEEPGFSVFGPPTAVPPVAVDGTVYAAIPGTEHVVALDASSGRERWRVSPGDELHRPAVRDGRLYAVNWPSQTSAYDAATGERLWRTDLADQMVLPPTATADGVVVPQRTGISALAAEDGSVRWRFDHDGNATEGAAAVAEGTVYVQSNHEDGALHALNLATGEERWSATVSGEGTPVVADGVVYARDYNDLVAVDASDGTVRWRYDSRMPISTPAIGDGVLYAVSHGRIVALAEGER; from the coding sequence ATGGTCTCCGACTCCTCCAGGCGGTCGGCCCTCCGCGGCCTCGGCTGCGGGCTCGTCGGTCTCGGGTCCGCCGTCGTCGGGTCTGGTGCGTCGCGCCTCGACGTCTCGGCGGGCGCACGGCAGAACCCGGATGCAGACGACGCCGACGACGCCGGTCTCGACTGGCCGATGGCGCGGTACGACGCGGCCGGCACGGGCTACAACCCGCGGGCGTCAGGGCCGACGGACGGCGTCCGCGAGAAGTGGGTCCGGGAACCGGACGAGTTCTCCGGCGGCACCGGGTCGCCCGTCCTGGTGGACGGGACGCTCTTCGCGACCGGCGGGAGCCTGCTCGCGCTCGACGCCGACTCCGGCGAGACGCGGTTCGCCCACGAGGGCTCGTACCGGTCGAGCCCGGCCCGCGCCGCGGCCGAGGCGTACGCGACCGACACGCTGGCGGTCACCGCGCCGGCGGGCGCCTACGGCCTGAACGCCGGCGGGGGCCTCCGGCTTCTCGGCCGGGCGTTCGGCGTCGAGCGGTGGCACGGCCCGGGCGAGGAGCCCGGATTCAGCGTGTTCGGACCGCCGACCGCGGTTCCGCCGGTGGCGGTCGACGGGACGGTGTACGCGGCGATTCCCGGCACCGAACACGTCGTCGCGCTCGACGCGAGCAGCGGCCGGGAGCGCTGGCGCGTCTCGCCCGGCGACGAACTGCACCGACCCGCGGTCCGCGACGGCAGGCTCTACGCGGTCAACTGGCCCTCTCAGACGAGCGCCTACGACGCAGCGACCGGCGAGCGACTGTGGCGGACCGACCTCGCCGACCAGATGGTGCTCCCGCCGACCGCGACCGCGGACGGCGTCGTGGTCCCCCAGCGGACCGGAATCAGCGCCCTCGCCGCTGAAGACGGGAGCGTCCGCTGGCGGTTCGACCACGACGGGAACGCGACGGAGGGCGCAGCCGCAGTCGCCGAAGGAACGGTGTACGTCCAGTCGAACCACGAGGACGGGGCGCTCCACGCGCTCAACCTCGCGACCGGCGAGGAGCGCTGGTCGGCCACCGTCTCCGGCGAGGGGACGCCCGTGGTCGCCGACGGGGTGGTATACGCCCGGGACTACAACGACCTCGTCGCGGTCGACGCGAGCGACGGGACGGTCCGCTGGCGGTACGACTCCCGGATGCCGATCTCGACGCCCGCGATCGGCGACGGGGTGCTGTACGCCGTGTCGCACGGTCGAATCGTCGCGCTGGCGGAGGGCGAGCGATGA